One Plasmodium coatneyi strain Hackeri chromosome 14, complete sequence genomic window carries:
- a CDS encoding Arginine-tRNA ligase, producing MDCLIKKVKQVFQHSIQKCFPTINEEVVVTYANAKFGHFQCNNALNIFKKHGKELNVENAQKLSQLIIENISENFFEEIKSSPQGFITVKLSKEYIEKSLLKLYKNNKIEISVNINEVKSGNDEEYKKVLVDFSSPNIAKEMHVGHLRSTILGDSICKIFEFLNVETVRVNHIGDWGTQFGMIINYIVSNYPNFKENMPELTNLTSLYQEAKKLYDADKEFEKNSKSYAIKLQNNDEDCLIIWKKICESSKKEFDKIYKILDINLEYVGESHYISMIPPVLKILKDQQLLTNVGDAICYQSENFKVPLFLQKSNGGYGYDSTDVAAIHYRLKEVNADCVIYVTDNGQLSHFESIFEVARKAKWASEKTKLIHVGFGLVLNADSNKKFKTRSGTTIKLINLINEGTERAKKDLLERIELKGEEEKNYFKGVDIDKLSEELCVSAIKYFDIKQNRNTDYKFSYDNMLNVKGNTGLYIIYAYSRMCSIFRKCNIDMDELSKDELNLVSPYEVNLGLHILKFPDVFYFVLKNMLIHKLAEYTYDLTTIFTAFYENCKVLNSENEKSRLILCAISKSLLKICLELLGLKAIERL from the exons ATGGATTGCTTAATAAAGAAGGTCAAACAGGTGTTTCAGCACTCCATCCAGAAGTGCTTCCCCACAATTAATGAAGAAGTAGTGGTTACCTACGCCAACGCGAAATTCGGCCACTTTCAAT GTAACAACGCCTTGAACATTTTCAAAAAGCACGGAAAAGAATTGAACGTGGAAAATGCACAGAAGCTCTCGCAACTGATAATAGAAAACATCAGCGAGAATTTCTTCGAGGAAATTAAATCATCTCCCCAAGGTTTCATAACGGTCAAATTGTCCAAGGAGTACATAGAAAAGTCGCTACTAAAAttgtataaaaataacaaaattgaaataaGTGTGAATATAAATGAAGTGAAAAGTGGAAACGATGAAGAGTATAAAAAAGTGTTGGTCGATTTCTCTTCCCCAAATATTGCCAAAGAAATGCATGTTGGACATTTAAGATCAACCATATTAGGAGACAGcatatgtaaaattttcGAATTCCTAAATGTGGAAACGGTTAGGGTAAATCATATTGGTGACTGGGGTACACAATTTGGAATGATCATAAATTATATAGTGAGCAATTACCccaattttaaggaaaacATGCCAGAGTTAACCAATTTGACGAGCTTATACCAAGAGGCTAAAAAACTGTATGACGCAGATAAGGAATTCGAAAAAAACTCCAAAAGTTATGCtataaaattgcaaaataatGATGAAGATTGCTTAATCATTTGGAAGAAAATCTGCGAAAGTAGCAAAAAAGAATTcgataaaatatataaaatattagaCATCAATTTAGAGTATGTTGGAGAATCACACTACATCAGTATGATTCCCCCAgttttgaaaatattaaaggATCAACAATTGTTGACAAATGTTGGAGACGCTATCTGTTATCAGTCGGAAAATTTTAAGGTCccattatttttacaaaagtCCAATGGTGGATATGGCTACGATTCTACAGATGTTGCTGCTATACATTATAGGTTGAAAGAAGTAAATGCAGATTGTGTTATTTACGTTACGGATAATGGACAGTTATCTCATTTTGAAAGCATTTTTGAGGTAGCCAGGAAGGCAAAATGGGCAAGTGAAAAAACCAAGTTAATTCACGTTGGCTTTGGTCTTGTCCTAAATGCAGatagtaataaaaaattcaaaacgAGAAGTGGAACCACCATAAAACTCATTAATCTGATCAATGAGGGGACGGAGCGAGCCAAGAAGGACCTCCTCGAAAGGATTGAGTTGAAGggcgaagaggaaaagaactACTTTAAAG GTGTAGACATAGATAAGCTGAGCGAAGAGCTGTGTGTCAGTGCCATCAAGTATTTCGACATCAAGCAGAACAGAAACACGGATTACAAGTTTTCGTATGATAATATGCTCAACGTGAAAG GAAACACGGGACTGTACATTATATACGCCTACTCAAGAATGTGCTCCATTTTTAGAAAGTGCAACATAGATATGGACGAACTGTCGAAAG ACGAGCTGAATCTAGTTAGCCCCTACGAAGTGAACCTAGgattgcacattttaaaattcccCGAcgtcttttattttgttttaaaaaatatgttaattCACAA ATTGGCTGAGTACACCTACGACTTAACGACCATATTCACGGCGTTCTACGAAAACTGCAAAGTTCTAAACAGCGAAAACGAGAAATCGAGACTAATTCTGTGTGCCATATCGAAGTCATTATTAAAG ATTTGTCTGGAACTACTTGGCTTGAAAGCCATAGAAAGATTgtga
- a CDS encoding Adapter complex, which yields MIDALYIFFINGQLLIQRNYRNVTRKNDLNHYINKYIKTKRFFEHPIVEINNVFFLNVSINEIVITVLTRSNSNICLIFNFIYKFIEILNYFLNKEISGINIVNNFVLIYEICDEIIDYGYPQTLEVNILKNSLLNKVKYYSRTSKYFQKVSNELRNPNCVIEDIVHDTNIQNQNEGLHMKYYNGSSKDSYKKKNSLKNSNSYELNEKNKLKYIGKETLNRIKNKIINNNKPANNFNYITGNCTWRNNNIYYKKNEIYIDILEILNVTINSNNLIYAHINGKVTLKCCLSGMPICELSTNNMFNLLNNASNASSGNNHLNNATSANSSSKNIGKGKSNQSNSKRKNSSEDKQTDDIIIDNCIFHHCVTLSKYENSKLITFTPPDGTFELMKYTITKNIQIPFHIIAIYNPILQYSKSLEKKFSLKKLTNNSKSIYGDYKNTNRYEYAVTIKSNYRGSMYATDVVIKIPIYKFSEDVEVKYKSIGKTEFNNIEGIVTWRIKKFSSASEHSIRIYLTLENQNQIYSNMNNTQKVDDLSKVVLQVHKVKNMNTVKFLNTYKMPITLNFKIPMFTSSGVYIKYLKVFEKSNYKIIKWIKYLTESGIYQYK from the coding sequence ATGATAGACGccctgtacatttttttcataaacgGGCAGTTGCTAATACAGAGGAACTATCGAAACGTGACGAGAAAGAACGACCTGAATCATTAcataaacaaatatataaaaacgaAGAGATTCTTCGAGCACCCAATAGTAGAAATAAACAACGTCTTCTTCCTAAACGTGAGCATAAACGAAATTGTGATAACCGTTCTGACCAGAAGCAACTCAAATATTTGCCTGATCTTCaactttatatataaatttatcgAAATATTAAATTACTTCCTTAACAAGGAAATTTCGGGAATAAATATAGTAAACAACTTTGTGCTGATTTACGAAATATGTGATGAAATAATAGACTACGGATATCCACAAACGTTGGaagtaaatattttaaagaatAGCCTCCTCAATAAGGTCAAATATTACAGTAGGACTTCTAAGTACTTTCAGAAGGTGTCAAATGAGCTACGGAACCCCAACTGTGTGATTGAAGATATTGTACATGACACGAATATACAAAACCAGAATGAAGGACTACACATGAAATATTATAATGGAAGTAGTAAAGACTcttacaaaaagaagaatagcttaaaaaattcaaacagTTACGaattgaatgaaaaaaataaattaaaatatataggcAAGGAAACGCTCAAccgaattaaaaataaaataattaacaaCAATAAACCAGcgaataattttaattacataACGGGAAATTGCACTTGGAGAAATAACAacatttattataaaaaaaatgaaatatacaTTGATATATTGGAGATACTAAATGTTACAATAAATAGCAACAATTTAATATATGCCCATATCAATGGAAAGGTCACACTGAAATGTTGCCTCTCAGGGATGCCTATATGTGAACTCAGCACAAATAATATGTTTAACCTTCTTAACAATGCCAGTAATGCCTCTAGTGGGAATAATCACCTCAATAATGCTACCTCGGCGAATAGTAGCTCGAAGAAtattggaaaaggaaaatccaATCAAAGCAATAGCAAGAGGAAAAACTCAAGTGAAGATAAGCAAACTGACGACATAATTATCGACAATTGCATTTTTCACCATTGTGTGACTCTCTCCAAGTATGAAAATAGTAAACTCATTACCTTCACCCCCCCGGATGGTACATTCGAACTGATGAAATATACTATTACGAAGAATATACAGATACCCTTTCACATTATAGCTATATACAACCCCATACTTCAGTACTCCAAATcgttggagaaaaaattctctCTCAAAAAACTCACAAATAATAGTAAAAGTATCTATGGGGattataaaaatacaaacagGTACGAATACGCTGTTACCATTAAGTCAAATTATAGGGGAAGCATGTATGCCACCGACGTTGTGATAAAAATTCCTATTTATAAATTCTCTGAAGATGTTGAAGTGAAATATAAGTCGATTGGAAAAACTGAATTTAACAACATTGAGGGAATCGTCACCTggagaattaaaaaattttcgagCGCAAGTGAACATAGCATTAGGATATATTTAACGCTTGAAAATCAAAACCAAATTTACTCCAACATGAATAATACACAAAAGGTGGACGACTTGTCCAAGGTTGTTTTACAAGTACACAAagttaaaaatatgaatacaGTTAAGTTTTTAAATACCTACAAAATGCCCATCACgctaaattttaaaatcCCCATGTTTACTTCCAGTGGCGTGTATATCAAATATCTTAAAGTTTTCGAAAAATCcaattataaaattattaagtgGATTAAATACTTAACCGAGTCTGGTATATACCAGTACAAGTGA